The DNA segment GGGAAAGGTCCAATGAAATCAAAACCCCAAACGTCAAAGACTTCAAGAACTTGGATGGGATTTTGGGGcatttcatccttggatgagatgttgcctGTACGTTGGCAATGGTCACatgtcctaacaaactctatggTATCTCTAACTACCGTTGGCCAATAGAAGCTACTATCAAAAACCTTTTTGTGTAGTGACATTTGGCCCTTGATGGCCTCCCGTTAAACCCTCGTGCACATGTCTAAGGATGTCCATCCCATCCTCTTTTGAAACACACCTCCTAAGCACTCTATCACCACCTATCCTAAAAAGATACGAGTCATCCCAAATGTACTTCCTAGCATCCCTAAGAAGCTTTTTCTTTTGTTGGTAGGACATACCCCTCACAATATCGTCGGTCGCTAAATAATTTGCCAAGTCCAAAAACCATGGCAAACCCTCTACCTCAGCACTAACAAAGTCTATGGTTTCGTGAGGAAAAGTGTCTCCTATTGTATCCTCACGAACCTCCTCTCTCTTAGGATCCTCTAAGCGTGACAAATGGTCGGCGGCTATGTTTTCCGCtccctttttatccttaatttcAATATCGAACTCGGAGAGCAAAAGGATCCATCTAATGAGGTGTGGCTTTGCGTCTTTCTTTTGGAAAAGAAAGCGCAAAGCGGCGTGGTCGGTGAACACGGTGGTTTTGGAAAGCATGAGATATGAGCGAAACTTATCAAACGCAAACACTACGGCTAAGAGCTCTTTTTCCATGgtggtatagttctcttgagcatcATTTAAAGTTTTGCTTGCGTAGTAGACTGGATGAAAATGTTTATCGACTCTTTGACCTAATACCGCACCTAcggcataatcacttgcatcgcacatgagctCGAAAGGCAAGCTCCAATCGGGCGAAACAAGGATAGGGGCACTAATGAGTTTCTCCTTCAAAAAATCAAAGGCCTTGATGCGCTCTTCGTCGAAGATGAAAGGTACATCTTTCTCTAGAAGTCGGGTCATGGGGCGTGTAATCTTAGAAAAATACTTAATGAAACGCCTATAAAAACCCGCATGACCAAGGAAGCTACGAACGGACTTAACACTAGTAGGTGGAGGCAATCTACTTATGGTATCTATCTTGGCCCTATCCACCTCTATCCCCTCTCTAGACACCTTATGACCTAAAACTATCCCCTCCATCACCATAAAGTGACATTTCTCCCAATTTAGCATAAGCTTTGTCTCTATACATCTCTTAAGCATCCTATCAAGATTGAGAAGACATTGATCGAAAGTGGTACCTTAAACtgagaagtcatccatgaaaacctccatagaagtctcaagcatgtcttggaaTATAGCAACCATGCATCTTTGAAAAGTAGCCGGAGCAttgcataacccgaaaggcatgcggcgatacgcataagtgccgtaagggcatgtgaatgacgttttatcttgatcctccgAGGCGATTGGGATCTGAAAATAACCCGAGAATCCATTgagaaaacaatagaattgttgaccctctagacgctccaacatttggtcaatgaatggCAAGGGGAAATGGTCTTTTCGGGTGGCGTCATTCAActttcggtagtcgatgcacacaCGCCAACCGGTAACGGTACGAGAAGGGATTAATTCGTTCTTTTCGTTCATGATCACCATCATCCCACCTTTCTTTGGGACGACTTGGGTCgggctaacccatggtgaatcAGAAATAGGGTATATCACCCCGGCATCTAACAACTTGAGCACTTCCTTCTTAACAACCTCTTGCATGTTCGGATTTAGGCACTGTTGAGGTTGCACCACCGGGTTTCTCTAAGGGTGTACTCTCAATCTCATTCTTTACTTCACTCAACTCTAGCACTTCAGGGCCCTAGTCGGTCGCTTCTCCTTCCTCACTCTCACTCACAACTTCCTCTATTTTCTCAACTACCTCATCTAACTTACCCTCAACTAAATCGGCTccactaatatagtcaaagcaatggtcaacacATGACAAGaaagactctatgaaatagaccgagtgacaaggactactaagatcatcggaaccactagggtgttccatggagcgtgctatctcgaaagtGACTCTCTCCCCACCGACTTGGAGTGTGATTTTACCATCGAAGACATCGATGATAGCCTTCTCGGTACACAAGAATGGGCGTCCTAGAATGATAGGAACCTTCTCAtcggcttccatatcaagaacgacAAAGTCAATGGGAAAAACGAATTTATCCACTTTAACTAGAAGGTTTTCGATTATGCCACGTGGATACTTCACTGATCTATCGGCTAAGGACAAAGACACACATGTAGGGGATaactctcctagacctaaccTCTCATTCATGGAATATGACATGAGGTTTATACTCGCTCCTAAATCGGCTAGGGCCTTACACTCGGTATGACTCCCAAACAAGCATGGAATGgtaaaaaggcccggatccgtcaatttttccggGACCTTGTTCAAGACTACGACGGAGCACCCTCCACTAAGGGGAatgttagaaacctctcctaacctatcTTTACGTTTTAGAAGGTCCTTTAAGAATTTTGCATATTTAGGTATCGATTGGAGGGCTTCTATGAAACGAAGGTTGATTCTAAGTTGCTTAAAGATTTCTAAAAATTTCCCGTACTCTTTAGAATAAGTTTGATTTTTGAGACGGGAAGGGAATAGAGCACGGGAAAGATCAACAGTGGGTGATGGAATAACTTTTATGGGCCGTTTCTCTATACTATTCTCACTTGAAGGCcccccggtgtgtgcggtacttgctgggcttaacctaggttgcactttaccgggAGCCTCCATCTCAATCTCTTCATCTACGGGCTCCTCATCTTCTACCTCAACACTCTCAGGTCTCACTACCTCATCTAAGGTCCTACCACTGCGGGTCAAAATTGCCTTCAAAGTGCCAGATGGATTGGGCTTTGTTGTTCCCGAAAATTGACCGAgaggtcgttcttgcaactggcgtgcaatatcccTAACTTGCCTTTGAAGGTCTAAGAAATTTGAATGGTTATTCTTTAGGAATGTAGCGTGTTCTTCTAAGGTACGTTGGGTGGCGTGGTCCTTAACCACTAGATGGGTAAGAAGATCCTCTATCCTAGATAAACTACCATTTGACCCCTCATTCCtaggttgaacctcttggtttgacccctcacTTCTGAACTGTCcccctgaacctgaactagcaaaCTTACCTATTTGACCCGAACCCCCACTAGAATAGAAACGTGGCCCCCTGTTTTAATATTGGCCTGATGGAAAACCAGGGGGGTTACCTGAAGAGCGATAATTAttagcacgccaattagagttGCTATTGTTAAACGAgttagttggacccctattttgacctgctaTATACTCTACCTGTTCTAGGGTAAGTGTTGGGCAATCTACGGTGTCATGACCACCTCTACAAACTTCGCACCTATCGaccttcttcttaatttctagcaactctttggtgatataaTCAAGTTGAGATGCTACCTTTGAGTCCAAAACAACTTGGTTTGCTCCTCGGGAAGATGAGGAAGTAGTCACAGGAATGGAATTCTTGCTGGTAAcactatgatctatatcagcatgaCCGAAGCTCTCAAAGAGATCATTGCAGTCTGCCACAGTGTTCTTTCCCATAAGATGGCCTCTGGCAGATGTGTTGAATCGAGCCTTACACTCAGGGGTGAGACCATTGTAAAAATTTTCTACTAAAGCCCAATCCGAAAGCCCATGTTGGGAACAACGCGAGAGTAAAGTTTGAAACCTCTCCTAAGCTAAGTGATATggttcgtcaggctccattctgaattaatggatctgatctcgaaggcgACATGCCTTCGCAGGTGGAaaatacttagcaaggaaggcatctcGAAGTCCAGCCCAAGTGGTATAAGTACCTGCTGGCTGCGAATCAAGCCATGTGGCTACGCGTCCAGCAAGTGAAAATGGGAAGACTTAGAGATAGCGAGCATCAAGATTAACACCTTCAACACCGAAGGTGCTGCAAAGGCGGGTGAGACGGTTGATATGTGCAGGCGCATCCTCATCATCACGATCGTGAAACTGACAAGAGATGTTAATGGCGgtcatgatgtatgaaggaatttgcAAGGACTTGTCATTGGTGATTTAGGGATGGTGATGGGTGAGTCTGCGGTAAACCCGCGGTGGAGCATTGGTAgacagtttggttttcggccatttagtgaactggtggtggactaggtGGACGGGACGGTGGTGGGGTGTTGTGGGGTGACGACTTCGGGGTGAAGTCAAAGTTCGGTGGTTTAGATTATAGTGTAGAGGTagaatgtaacaccccgtgttttcgaaagtcaaagtcaaagtcaaagtcaagattgaagtcaaaggaagaaaagatcgctaatggcgatttgtcactccttgctcaattcctgttttgattTCTTCgactatagttagtctattttacgccgtacgttagttgtattatgtggagtatctgcaAATAATCAAAGTctaatcgctatttatcgcttATCGTAATcgcgctcgcaaactcgaatatcgcattttggttattgttatatgtgtgtgtgtgccttacatgttacttgtgcatgaTTATTTATGTTgtatgtggtaatcaatcgaatc comes from the Helianthus annuus cultivar XRQ/B chromosome 4, HanXRQr2.0-SUNRISE, whole genome shotgun sequence genome and includes:
- the LOC110933681 gene encoding uncharacterized protein LOC110933681 encodes the protein MGKNTVADCNDLFESFGHADIDHSVTSKNSIPVTTSSSSRGANQVVLDSKVASQLDYITKELLEIKKKVDRCEVCRGGHDTVDCPTLTLEQVEYIAGQNRGPTNSFNNSNSNWRANNYRSSGKFASSGSGGQFRSEGSNQEVQPRNEGSNGSLSRIEDLLTHLVVKDHATQRTLEEHATFLKNNHSNFLDLQRQVRDIARQLQERPLGQFSGTTKPNPSGTLKAILTRSGRTLDEVVRPESVEVEDEEPVDEEIEMEAPEIFKQLRINLRFIEALQSIPKYAKFLKDLLKRKDRLGEVSNIPLSGGCSVVVLNKVPEKLTDPGLFTIPCLFGSHTECKALADLGASINLMSYSMNERLGLGELSPTCVSLSLADRSVKYPRGIIENLLVKVDKFVFPIDFVVLDMEADEKVPIILGRPFLCTEKAIIDVFDESFLSCVDHCFDYISGADLVEGKLDEVVEKIEEVVSESEEGEATD